The window TTCTGCCAAATACACCAGAATTGCCCCTGACTCAAAAACCGCAAACGGTTCACCCTTAGGGCCATGGGGATCCACAATGGCTGGGATTTTGGAATTCGGGTTAATCGCAATAAATTCGTCCGTGAACTGGTCGCCCTTCATAATATTTATCCGATGCGCCTCATAAGGCAGCGCCATTTCTTCTAAGGCCACCGCAACTTTCTGACCGTTGGGAGTCCCCAAGGAATAGAGCTGAATCCGCTCGGGGTATTGGGCTGTCCACTTCTGCGTCATAGGGTTTACTCTTTATGTGCTGAAAAATTCTACAGCGCACACGCGGCTAAAAGATAAATCGATGAATCATGGAGCTGTCGCCGTCATCTGTCTCAAGCAGCCCTGCAGAGGGTCTTCGACATAATGCAGCACAACAGATGAAACCGAATTCATGGCTATTCAATCTCTAACCCAGGCCTGCTCCTAATTTGGGTCTGTATTGGGAGCTGTGCTGCTACTCCGTAATAGAGGTTGATTCGCTAACGCTTCTAAACCCACTGACTCTAATAATTCTATCCAGCGAGTCTGCAAGTCAGGGTTCTCTGGGTCAGCGGTTTGCAGCGCCACCAGCTGATCGATCGCATTAAACCAGTAACCATTGTCGGCATATAGCCCCAACTTGTCAGATTCAGAAGCGGCTGCGATCGCGGCCATCAAGTCAGCATTGGGGACTTGCCGCTCTATCCAACCATCCACCTGCAGTTCACCGACTTCACTAGTCGGACTACAGAAAATAGACACCTGCCAACGATAGCGATCGCCCTCCACCAGTGATGGCAAGCTTACCGTCTCTGGCAGCTGTAAACTCACAATGCCTGCCTCTCCAGTCACGGCAAAGCGAGTCTGATAAATCACCTCTGGGGAGTCCGCCGTTTCAGATGCCTGCTCCAGGGTGAATTCCACCCAGCTCGCCTGATTAACGGGCAGATACCAATAAAACCGGGGTGAGGCATCCGTTGTCCAGCCGATGTTGTTTTCCGGCATCAAAGCGATCAAGCTAGCCGGATTGCCAAATACACACCCCCGAGTGCCCGCACTTTCACGCCGGGCTGGAGCCCCTAACCCTGCTGGTGGCCGATA is drawn from Leptolyngbya sp. SIO1E4 and contains these coding sequences:
- a CDS encoding DUF928 domain-containing protein, which gives rise to MKALRLFPQPSVKLFTVLMLVLGTASAAVAEPYRPPAGLGAPARRESAGTRGCVFGNPASLIALMPENNIGWTTDASPRFYWYLPVNQASWVEFTLEQASETADSPEVIYQTRFAVTGEAGIVSLQLPETVSLPSLVEGDRYRWQVSIFCSPTSEVGELQVDGWIERQVPNADLMAAIAAASESDKLGLYADNGYWFNAIDQLVALQTADPENPDLQTRWIELLESVGLEALANQPLLRSSSTAPNTDPN